The Romeriopsis navalis LEGE 11480 region GGGAAAAAAGCTCCAAAAGATGCGATCGCTATTCGTTATTTGCCTTAGCTTCCTGCTTCATATCCTTACCGGCTTCTTTCATATCTTTGCCAGCTCCTTGAATGGCTGCCCCTGTGCCCTTAATTACTTCCCCCGTGCCTTTCTTCACAACGTCACCAGCTTCCTGGATTGCTTCGCCGGTCTCTTGAATTGCTTCCTTTGTTTCTTCACGGACTTCCGCTGTCTGTTTTTTCACGGTGTCAGCGGCATTTTCAGCCGCCTGATTCACCTGTGCCGCATTCTGTTTTGTGTCTTTTTGCACGGCTTTGCCGGTTTCCTTGAAGGCATCACCGGTTTCGCTAATGGCTTCGCTACCCTCCTGTCTGACTGCTTCTCCCGTATTGCTACATGCTGTGATGGAAGTTGCAATCGCTAATGTTGTGGCGAATAAGACTAATTTCGTTTTCATACTTTAAAATCCTGGAACTAATCAGTTTCCTATGTCTTTCATGTAATCTAAATCGCCACGAATTAAATTGCTTCTGCACAAATGGTGAAAAATATCTGTAATCACGATTAGCACTTTAAAAAGTACTAGCCAATAGACATATAAGCATTCCAGACTACGTTTATGCTGTATGCCAAAAGTAGTATTAACGGTAAATCCTAAAGATAGATCTATCCTCCATTAACTATGCGTTGCGCCGGTTTAAGATATCAATCCAGCTCGGAGCGCTCGTACTGCCGCTTGGGTTCGATCGTGCGCACAAAGTTTCACCAAAATATTTCGTACATGGGTTTTGACTGTGCCAGGTGTGACGTTGAGTTGCTGTGCAATTCCGTTATTGGTGCAGCCACAAACAATCAGTTCTAGTACTTCCATCTCACGCTCTGTTAAAGGATAAGAGTCAATCACCTCTTGATACTCTGGCTTCAATGCTTTGATTGCGATCGTTGTTGACATCTCTATTTCTGTCATCAGCTCAGCCGGTAACACAGAATTATTCAATGCGTCTACAGAATCATGCGTGTCCATATTTATTTTCGGAGCACGCGATCGCTGACTGGCTTTGCGCGTTTCTTGCAGGACCAATCGAGCAATTTTTGGGTCAATCCAGGAGCTACCCTCATGGGTAATTCGGATTGCTTCAATCAACTGGCTGAGACTCGTATCCTTTAATGTGTAAGAATCGGCACCTGCTGCAAATGCTGCCATGACAGAGCTTGCATGATTATGCGTCGTCAGGATTAAGAAACTTCCCTGTATGTCGCTGGCGGACTTGCCTAGGCGAAGTTGCTCATGGCGATATACCCGGATCAATTCGATTCCATCATAATCGGGTAAATCAATATCCAGAATTGTGACATCAGGTTGATGTAATAAAAGCTGCTCTAATGCCTGTTCAGCGGTGGCTGCCTCACCTACTACCTCGAAGCCTTCAACTCGTTGCAAGGCCGCACTGAGACCCACGCGACTAAGATTATGCTGCTCAACAATTAAAATTTTGACGTGCTCTGACATCCTACTCCACCTTGAAGCTCGACCAGCGATAATCACGCACTTCGGTAATATCGATCCCGAACGTGTGAGCAATTAAAATTCCAACGCCAGAAACCGTGATTGATCAGCGATTTCTCTAACATTGAAACAGCACTGGTCTAATACTTCTCCGGAGATACGGGAGCGATACTAGAGCATTGCAACAACAGAATTTTGAGCCATTAGCTGCTGAGTCCTAAAGCAGTGATGAACTGCAACTCAAGCAATATCAGCAAGTAAGGGCGGTTATATATTGATATAGAGCATGTACAAATTTTGCAGAAATTCTTTACAAAAATGCGTGCTTCTACAATATAGCATCAACGATTTGTTTCAGGTGGGTGGGTTACCGTGAGGTCGGCAATCGTCTTGAGCAAATCACCATAGTCAACGAGTGGCTTTGTAAACAGTGCATCAGCTTGGGCCACTTGCAGAAGATGATTTTGCTCTGAACGCATCGCATAGGCGGTTAATACAATAATCGGAATTTTCTGGGTTAATGGCTGAGATTTTAGATATTTCGATAAATCTGACCCAGTTACTTCTTCCCCTTGCCAAATGGCTCCAGGCAAGTTGACATCCATAATGATTAGATCAATTGCACCGCTGCTACAGACCTCAAAAATATATTCCGGATCCATAGAGACTTGTACTTGATGCTGCCCTTGGCGCTCGATAATCCTGGCTGTGCCTTTAGCCAACAATGCATCATCTTCAACTAACAGAATATTCACAACAAGCGATTTCCTTCCCGACTGACTCCGATACCCACAAAGCATTCACTAGCAGTGAATACCGCTACTAGTTTAACTGACGATCGGGCAACGTAAATTGCGCCACTGTACCGTGACCTTCACCTGCACTGGATAAGGTAATTTGGCCTCCCAGACAATCGATCAATTTTTTGCAAATCGTTAACCCGAGGCCAGTGCCGCCATAGGAGCGCCGAATTGAACCATCGGCCTGAACAAATGCTTCAAATAAGTCATCGAGATTCTTTGGATCAATTCCAATGCCGGTATCCGTGATTGTAAAAATAATGACTGGCTGATCGACCTGTACATCGCGCACTACATCAAGGTGGATGCTGCCCGTGCGGGTGAACTTAAAAGCATTTCCAACTAGGTTAGTCAGGATCTGTCGAAGGCGCATTTGATCGGTGGTGATTTCCTCAACCGCCGATGTCATTTGAAACTGAATGCGTTCGTCTTTAATGCTGGGCTTAAATAGTATTTCCTGCTCCCGCAGCAACGGTTGTAGCGCGAATGTTTCATACTCAATAGAGAGTTTACCGGCCTCAACTTTTGCAATGTCAAGTACATCATTGATGATCGCAAGCAAATTTTTGGCTGATTGATGCGCCGCTTGAACATATTCATGTCGTTCTTCTTCATTATCGTACAGCTCATCATTGAGCAATTTGAGATAATTGAGTGTTGCTGCGAGCGGCGTTCGCAATTCATGGCTGGTTGATGATAGAAAGTCTGACTTTAACCGACTTGCTGTTTCCGCCGCGTTACGTGCTAAGTCAAGTTCGCGGTTGCGCAATTCAACTAGTAAGCGCTGTTGATGCTCTTTGCGATAGAGTCGTTCCTGTATAATTACGATCGATAGCTGGCTCGCTAGATCTTCAATCAGTTCGATCGATTCAGTTTCCCAGACATGGGGTTGTGCTTGTTTAATTTCTTGCCATTCTTCAAAGGACTGACGTGGCCGATCCTGGCGCGCATCAGTATTCATGCCACCCGCCCAAAGTTTCTTGGTATCGATTTCCGATCGAAAGAGACTCAAATATCCGAGCGATTCTTGACCATAACGCAATGGCACAAACATTAGGCTGCGTAGCTGTGATTCAAGAAAGGCCGGAATATAAGGGAAAATTTGGGCATTATCCTGAATATTCGAAATAGTTTGGATCGCTTCATCTGCCATCAAGCGACTAGCCAGCGATTGCCACTGCGCCTGTCCCAGCTGGGGCTGTTTCCCATAACGCAGTAAATAGTCTTCTTGCTCCAGCGGTGCAGCCAAATGCAGATAGCCACCACTCGCATCCATAATTTGGGCGATCGCGTCCAGCATCGTTTGCAACATCTCTGCGCGCGGGATTGGCGCATGGAGTAGATTGGTAATTCGGTTAACGAGGGTTTGTTGCTCGGCTTGACGACGTAACTGCTGCAAGAGTGAAGCCTGGGTAATTGCGATTCCGACTTGGTCGGCAATGATCTGCATAATTTGCACATTATGCGGAGAGAGCTTTCGGGGTTGACTGTGATGGGAGATGAGCAATCCCCACAGATCATTTTGCTGGAGAATTGGTACGACGATCGTTGATTGCACACCCATCAACGATAAATATTCCACATGGCAAGGATCGACGGCGCGCGAAAGCAAACCTTGCAGTGGCGTTTCTTGCACCGCCTCTACCGTTAAATCGTCATCACTTGTTGATAATCGATCGGGCTCACTCAGATAGATCCGCTGTTCTGCTAAATTGATAATTGTCCGAACCTTCGCTTTACAAAATAGCGCACGGGCTTGGGGCGGGATATCACCAGCGGGGAAATGCAGACCGTTGAGACTGGGTAGACGATCATCGGCAATCGCTTCGGCAATGACCTGCCCATTGCCATCTCGATCAAAGCGATAGATCTTGACGCGATCGGTCTGGAGGAAGTGTTGCACTTCTTGAACCGTCGTATTGAGGATTTCCTGGAGTTCTAACGACTGCCTAATCTGGCTAGTAATTCGATTCAGGATACTCCACTGTCTGCTATTCAGCTCATCCACAGGCGGGTGGGGGGCTTGTTCCATGGGACAATTGGAAAGTAATTGATGTAGACCTAATTGCTACAAGCTGGAATTTGTGCTATTTAAAATTTCAGCTAATCGTAACAATGATGCGATACTTTAGTTAAGCATGGCAACTAAGTTAGTTGGAATGTGATTTCACAGGAACAGGATTAACTGGTTGACGCAAAGCCAAGCTGCCTGCGCAGGCTGAAATTGTTAGCTCAGCGAAGCGGCCCTTGCAAACCCACTTCTGACTGTACGCTTCTGAACGCTCATCAACAATCGCCAAACCGCTCAAAATCGTCGAACCGCATGTCCGTTCAGTCGTCACATGCACGATTGTCGGTGTATTTGAGCTAGTTGTATCAGTCACCACTTGTGTCAACAAAAATAATCTATGAGTCGCCTATTAGATCAATATGAGCAGATTTTGCTTGATTCGATTATTGATTTGGTTATTGTGCAGTCAGCAGACGGTATCTGTGAATATGCTTCTCCATCCGCTCAGGCACTACTAGGAATAGATGCGAATACCTTGATTGGTCAGCGGTTTGAGGATTTAATGCATCCAGATGATGCAATGGCGCTGCAGCGGCTTCGTGTGGCAATCGGCGAATTTCCTGATCAGTTTTCTCATCGTCATCGACTCCGGCACCAACATGACGGCTATCTTTGGGTGGAGACGGTTAGTCAAAAGCGATATACCGAAACTGATGATTGCCATGATGGCAAACCAAAAATTGTTACGATCTCCCGCGACATTACCGCTCGGAAACAGATCGAAGATGAAGTAACACAGCTAAATCAGGATCTAGAGCAACGGATTGAACGACGGACCGAGGCATTGGCAAACAGCGTCGAACAGCAAAAGAACCTGCTCAAAAGTGAGTCACAAGCCCGTCAAATTGCGGAAACTGCTCAGTCAGATCTCAAAATTTACCAGGATATTGTTGAAAATATTCAGACGGGCCTAATGGTCTGGCGCTGGCACGATCCTGAAGATATAGAGAGCTTTCGATTAGTTGCAGCCAATCCGCGGAGTAGCACATTGCTGCGGCGGGATATGCAATTGATGATTGGTAAAACTCTCACTGAAGGTTTTCCAGAACGTGCGAGAAATACTGAGCGATCGCTACATGCAATTTATGTCCGCGTGATTCAAACCCAACAAGCCGAAACCTTTGAGGAAGTTTGTCCGGCGAATGCCAGTCGAGATGAGCAAATTTATACACTCAAGGTGTTTCCTCTGCCCGATCGTTGTGTCGGGGTTGGATTGGATAATGTGACGCAGCCGCGCTACGCTGAGAAGGCCTTAGCGCTCAGTCAACA contains the following coding sequences:
- a CDS encoding response regulator, with amino-acid sequence MIIAGRASRWSRMSEHVKILIVEQHNLSRVGLSAALQRVEGFEVVGEAATAEQALEQLLLHQPDVTILDIDLPDYDGIELIRVYRHEQLRLGKSASDIQGSFLILTTHNHASSVMAAFAAGADSYTLKDTSLSQLIEAIRITHEGSSWIDPKIARLVLQETRKASQRSRAPKINMDTHDSVDALNNSVLPAELMTEIEMSTTIAIKALKPEYQEVIDSYPLTEREMEVLELIVCGCTNNGIAQQLNVTPGTVKTHVRNILVKLCAHDRTQAAVRALRAGLIS
- a CDS encoding response regulator, yielding MNILLVEDDALLAKGTARIIERQGQHQVQVSMDPEYIFEVCSSGAIDLIIMDVNLPGAIWQGEEVTGSDLSKYLKSQPLTQKIPIIVLTAYAMRSEQNHLLQVAQADALFTKPLVDYGDLLKTIADLTVTHPPETNR
- a CDS encoding GAF domain-containing protein, whose amino-acid sequence is MEQAPHPPVDELNSRQWSILNRITSQIRQSLELQEILNTTVQEVQHFLQTDRVKIYRFDRDGNGQVIAEAIADDRLPSLNGLHFPAGDIPPQARALFCKAKVRTIINLAEQRIYLSEPDRLSTSDDDLTVEAVQETPLQGLLSRAVDPCHVEYLSLMGVQSTIVVPILQQNDLWGLLISHHSQPRKLSPHNVQIMQIIADQVGIAITQASLLQQLRRQAEQQTLVNRITNLLHAPIPRAEMLQTMLDAIAQIMDASGGYLHLAAPLEQEDYLLRYGKQPQLGQAQWQSLASRLMADEAIQTISNIQDNAQIFPYIPAFLESQLRSLMFVPLRYGQESLGYLSLFRSEIDTKKLWAGGMNTDARQDRPRQSFEEWQEIKQAQPHVWETESIELIEDLASQLSIVIIQERLYRKEHQQRLLVELRNRELDLARNAAETASRLKSDFLSSTSHELRTPLAATLNYLKLLNDELYDNEEERHEYVQAAHQSAKNLLAIINDVLDIAKVEAGKLSIEYETFALQPLLREQEILFKPSIKDERIQFQMTSAVEEITTDQMRLRQILTNLVGNAFKFTRTGSIHLDVVRDVQVDQPVIIFTITDTGIGIDPKNLDDLFEAFVQADGSIRRSYGGTGLGLTICKKLIDCLGGQITLSSAGEGHGTVAQFTLPDRQLN